From the genome of Alkalimarinus coralli:
ACAGAACAAACATGGGGCAAAACTCAACGAAACCGTTATTTGAAGAGCATTGACGCTCGTTTTCATTGGCTTGCTGAAAACCCACAACTAGGCAAGCACCGAACGGATATCTGCGAGGAGTACTACAGCTTCCCCGAAGGCCAGCATGTCGTTTTCTATCTGATTGGCAGAAACAGCATCGATATCATCGGCATCCCCCACAAAGAAATGGACATTATCAGTTACTTCTTGGAAGGCTGACAACCACGTCCAAAACGTGAAAAGCTCTGAAACAGCAAGCTACAACCATCACCAGCAAGCTTCGACTGAGCAACTCTCGAACGGCTTTTCATATTGATAATTGTCACCTTTTTAAATAATCACTGGCATGGCAATAACCTAGACTTGGAACAGGGGCGCTGTAAAAGAGATTGCATATCACGACGACCATCAGCGATCACCATGACATAGACATTCTGTGCAATAACTCGATAGATAATACGATAAGGCTTGAAAATGTCTCTTTTATTTTGTCGAGCACATATTCCGCTTTTTCTGGTGCATAATGAGACTCGATATAGTCGTACAAATCTTCAAGATCGCAAGCTTCATCATCAGTGAGAAAAACCTGATAACTCATTACCGGTTTTTTCTCTGGCTACGCAGCTTTGAAACAACATCGGTTGCAGGCTGAACTTTTCCCTCGTCGATCTGACGCTGACCCAGAGCCAACATTTTCAACAGAGCCATAGTTTCCTGGGTTTGCTCATAGCTTTTGATGTCCTGCATATCAGCCTTAGCCTCACCGTTTTGAGTAATAACCAAGGGCTGCATGTGAGTCGACAGGTTGCGCACAACTTCAGCGGCATGAGCGTTCAAGTAACTAATAGGCTTAATCTGATCTGATAATTTCATAAACACCTCTTATTAAGACCAAATATAGTCCGATAACAGGACACCAATCAATTAGAAAGGTCAGTTGAGGTCAGGTAGTGCACGCATTCTCATATTGATAATTGCTACCAATTCCTAAAAAGGCCGCTCAAATTGAGCTGCCTTTTTTATTGCTTTTGTCCCTTCCTTTTTGCTTCCTCAGAGCTTGATATCAAAAAATATTATGGGTATGTAATTCTAGGTAATTCGTAATGCGGCCCATCGAGGAAAACTCGTTTATTCATTTTTTTACGCCTAGCGCTGTAATCATTAACCAAATCTTCAGTTGGTTCGTTACTATTGGTAAAGTCTATATCCCATGCTCCGCCCCATGTCAGAGGTATGCTAAGTTCTTTAGCGGCTAGCCTAACGGCATCAGCAATGACAAATATGGGCTCCCACTCCCATCTAAGTTTGCCATTGATATAAGGCACCAAATCTACTGCATGTCCAGTTATGTGCCGAGAATTCAGAGTTTTACTCGCACCGCGCTTTACCAGTTCTTTTTGCTCCTCAAGCGTCCTTATACCGTCATGAACGCTGAAATCCTGTGGGGTAATTTGAATGGCTCGCTTAACTATAGAGACTAAGTCCTCGTGTACATTATTTAGCTCCTTTAAAGAGTTAGGCCCCAGTGCAAATGCCATAGTTATCTCCTTGTTGTATATACCGAAGATTGACCTTTACCAAACTCATCAAATTCAATAATTTTGAGATAAAGAGTAGAATAAACTGCTATAACTGCCAGATGAAAGCTAGAACGTTTTCGCTGATTAAACTTAACTTTTATACTCTAAGCGCCCCTTCCACACTCATGCTGTTGCCGAGATCGAGGACAGGAGTAAGGCGATAGCAACAGAAAAGTTTTCACCTGCAGCTATAAATTAGCTCGCGTTGTTTGAGCCATAAATCCCTACCCTCTCCTTTTACTCAATTATCAATTGATAACTCCTACTCGCGTTGTATCGTGCTAAATTTTAAAGTTGATAACCTGACATTGTTCATACAGCCCCATTACAATCAAAGATGGATACCCTCATGAAAAAGCACACCTGGTTTCAGCTTGATGAGCACCCGGAAGTCTATTTTGGTCAATACATCGTGCCGAATTTTATATCGAATTCGGTTGCTATTCAGACATCAGAAAAGCACTGGGTATTTATTAGCCCAGGCGAAAAGCTATTGAATGCATGGCTTGAAAAGTGGGGTGACCAAGAGATAACCATCAGCATTATTTTCCCTAACTCATTTCACTATATGGGAGTTAACGCTTGGTTAGAGAAGTTTCCTGATGCAAAGCTGTATGCCAGCGAAAAAGCCTCACGACGATTAAAGAAGAAAGGCTTCCAAAATATACTGCCCCTTGAAAACAACAGGCCTGAGCTGCCTGCCGGTTATCAGGTGCTGATTCCCCCCGGTCATCGTGGCGGTGACGTTTGGTTGTCTAAACGCGATGACGCACAAAATAACCTATGGATTACCTGCGACAGCTTTTTAAACTATGAACGGGTTTCAAACCAGCCTGTTGCACGCGCGTTGCAAAAAGTATTAGACGCAGCCCCAGGGTTGAAAATTAGTCAGGTGATCAAGTGGTTGTTACTAGATCGCCGGTCAGCGTTTAAGCCATGGGTATTGCACCAGTTACAGCAGGATAAGCCTCGCATTTTGATACCGAGCCATGGAGAAGTAGAGCGTGATTCGAAGTTAACAGAAAGGTTGGAAGCACTGATAATGAAAAGTCTCTGAGGCTGCCGGTACTCACCACTCTTTTCGGCGCTAAATAAGCACTAAGGGTTGATGTAGTATTAAGCGAAGAGCAACCATGTTAACGGTTACTCTTCGCCAATGGTAATTTAAACGATATTACCAAGTCTTAGCCTAGTTCAGTACCGGGCGCCATCGCTGATTAGAACCGCCGTTATAGTCCCAAATAGTCACCTCTGCGCGGTCATAGTTGCCGTTAGCATCAATCACTTTATTATGGTTGGCACGCAGGCGGAAATAGCCGTTATCATGATCCCATTTCTGGGCATTGCCGCCATTGCAGTCCCATATCTGAACCTGGGTGTTGTTGCTGGTATTTTGGGCCGATAAATCAACACACTTGTTCCAGTTCAACTTGCTACGAACGGTGCCATCTTTGGGGTTGTAATACCATTGCTGGTTGTCGCCGCCATGACAGCGGTCTAGCTTAAGCGCGTTACCATTGGCGGTATTGCCGGAGGGAAGATCAAGACAACGGCCTCCTTGATGGGTTCGGTAAGTCGTCCAGACATAAACCTCTCTATCGGTGCGCAACTCCCAGGCTTGGTTATTGCCGCCGTGAAACCACCACTGCCCCACATTACCACCATTACCCGAACCATAGGCATCGGCAACATAGTTCTGGTTGTTAGCATTACGCAACCAGTAACCATCAAACACCCACTGCATATTCGAGTGGTTGTCGATGCATTGCCATACACCCACTCCGCCGCCATTCCAGGTTTGCCCTTTGTTGTCCAGGCACATGCTGCTATCGGCTCGGTTGCGTAACGTACGGGCCGATTTATCATAAATCCATTGCTGGTCTTCTGATTGAGGCTGGCAGTCCCATAGCGCAACATTCTGGCCATCATAGAGATTATCGTCATCACCTGGCACACCCATACAGCGCCCTGAATCCCAGCCGACAATACGGACATAAAGTTCAAGCGGATTATGGTAGGCGGTATTAGTGTTTGCCTCGGCACGCTCCCACATCTGCAAGTAGGCCTCGGCAGAATTCATAATGGCTTCATAAATTCGCGTTGGGGCTTGTTCACGAATATCCTGCAAGTGGTCAGCAACCATGCCGTAATGCGCCATGCCATCATTGTTGTAATTGTATGTGCGATTACCGGATTGCTGCTCATTAACGACCAGGCCAAACTCGGTCGTGAATGGGTACTCCAATGGGTTCGAGCCCGCATCATAGCGTGGGCCAGGCTGATTACCCAGACCACTCATATCGGTGCCAAAACTCACACCATTGACATAGGGCGTTTGTTCAACCTCATCCAGATACCGGCTGATTGAGTTGGATATTGAGTGGGCATCCCAGTTGTACGGCGTAACGAAACCACCCGCTTGAATGGCTCTTTTCAAGTTGTTGTGAAGCTCACCATTCTTACCTGCCGTCATCCAACTATGTGAAGAGATAACGCCGCTGTAACCTCGGGCCTCGGTAATATCTAAAACAGACGAAGCCGTTTCCTCACTCATATGGTCTAACTCAATCAACATTTTCATGTCGATCATGCGGTTGACCAGATAAACACCCAGCTCGGTCAAGCCATTATCATTACAGTGCTCAATGCCTTGTTCATATTGAGGATTGCCAGCTATACCATTGATGATATCCCCAATGACGGGAACACTGCCCAACTCGGGGAAACCTGAAGTCATCGAAGGGCCATGGGTGTGCGCATCACACTCTTTGGTATCAAAGAAGTAACCCGAACTGAGCCACTGACCGGCATTGATCAAACCGTCTTCAACACGCGAGCCACCAAACTTATTATCAAACTTGTGTGTGGGATAAAGTACCCGAACACCTTGCTCATATAGCGCTTGCAGCTGGGTTTCCACACCATGTCGGGTACAGTGATCTTTAACACCACAGTTAAAGGTTTCTGAAGCTTCAACACCAATCAATACAGCCAATTTGCCATCGGCTATGACCTCTCGCGCCTGTTCAGGCGAGGTCACAATACGAAACCAACCCTTTCCAATACCCCCTTCCTGCGCATCAATGTAACTTTGCATTTCGTTCAAGCGCTGAATTTGCAGACGGATGCTATCCATCGTATTACAGCTGTTATGGCCGACCCAACTAGCAGGGTTGACCGTAGACTGCATATTGCAGAGCACTTCGTTTTCGACCAAGTGGGTCACAATCATGCGCTGCCCTCCCAGATAGGCCCGCTCTATCCACTTATAGTAATACCCCATATGACTCATTTGCCTATGGTTGGGCCAATGAGGAAAGTCAGGATAACCACGTGTATCGTAGCGGTAATTAACATCACCATACGCCTGCAAGTTGCCGATGATATCCAGAGAGCCCCATGGACCATGGATATTGCTACTATCACTTAACGCAGTTTCTACCCCCCAAGGGTGGAAGGGGTAACCATGCATAAAACGCCCGCCCATAAATTCGTAAGAGGTAATATGGGTATGGGGGTCAACAAAGCCGCGAACCGGGTCATTAACATCGCCTTTTAACGAATCCGAGTTACCAGCAACATTGGTTTCGATTTCCGGCGGAGGCGTGCACCCCGTGTTAGGTACCAGACGGAACCACTCCTCACTGGTGTTAAAGAACGGGTTCAGCAGATCGATAAAGTAAATGCCCTCACTAGACCAGTTATGACGCAACCATTTATCCAGCGCATGGCTGTTAAAGCGATAAAGGTATTCTCCATTGACCTCTTTGTAGTCCACGCGCCAATTCGAGTGTTTGCCAGAAACCGTACCCGCAGTAATATCCGCCGGGAAGCGGGTATCCAGGTAGCGGCCATCCACGTTATATGGCCTGAAGTGCCCCAAAGAGGAAGGTTTCATAAAAAACTTGGCCGCATCACCAATACTGCTCGCTCTGAAATCATAACTGCGTCCGTCATTGATGCTGCCACCGCTGTAGTAAGCGCGCATGTAACGGCCATTGTGGGGGGACTGAACGGAGTAGCAACCCTGTGCCAGGGAATAAACAGGATGGTCTTGAGGCGCATTACTCGCTGCCTGCGCCCAACTTGACACGAGTGCAGAACAACCCAGTATCAAAGGGCTTAAGTGCTTTAGTTTCATCGTTTCACCTAAATTATTTTTATTTTATTGCGCGATGGTCTGTATGAGCACCATCACCCGGTGCACAGCGAAGCAAAATGCGGCATGGAAAACGCAGGTTTACATTTTCGTTCGGCTAACCTTTGCTTCGAAGACAACTATTGCAGCATTCAAATCTAGCATGGCAGAAAATGGGACGCTCGATCTAAAAGGTCAAAGTGTTTACTTATCGGCTCAAATTATCAATGTGATAAATAGCGCACAAACATACTCTGAAAGTATGCTTATTTTTAAAACATCGCCGTCATTACCCTCTTTACTTTGCTTCGCTAAACAGCGAATAATGCGATAAACCTAATAACAATAAAAATCGACTACACATCGATATAGTCGAGAGCGATATTTTCATGAGCAGTGACTACCAAGCTTCCGTTCTATATATCAAAATTGCTCGTCAGCATGCCGCAGCACAAAATATTGACCTGCCAGACCTTCTTGCGGACTCCTCCCTCCAACAACCAGCGAAACAAGACCTGCAAGATAATAAAAAGCTACCGCTAAAAACAGGTTCTTGATTATTGGGAGCAAGCCGCTAAAACCTGCTCAGACAACGCGTTTGGTCTTCATACAGGGCAGCACTGCCACCTGACAAGTTACGGAATTTTCTCTCATCTGCTGATGAACTGTGCCACCATCTATGACGGAATGCAGCTTATTGATAAGTACAGTTTCATGATGAACGAAGCCTTGGTCAGCGAGTCAAAAACCGAGCAACGGGTCACAACGTATAGTTTGGAATACTTATATCCGCACTCCGCCTCTTTTCATCAGGTGGAATTTCATTTCGCCTCGATGGTTCAGCTCGGACAACAAATTGTCGCACGTAAAGAAAAAGACCGCGTAAAGCCACTTCGGGTGGAGTTCTCTCACCCACCGACTACCGCAATGGCCGAGTATCAGCATATTTTTGGTTGTGAGGTGCTGTTTGAGCAAAAAGCAAATCGCATTATTTTCTCTTATGAGACATTGCTACTGGCTTCAAACGCTCCGAACAAAGGGCTTTATGAGCATCTGCTCAAGCAGGTTGATTCGATTTATCAAGCTGACATCAGCCAAAAGCGATACCGCTATAAAGTCAGCGAGTACCTGAGGTCAGAAAAGGAGTGGCAGCACTGGCCGAGTTTAGACGAGACGGCCAACGCTTTAGGGGTCAGCGTGAGCACCCTGAAACGAAGGCTAAAGCAGGAAGGCAGCTCGTATCAGGAGATCTCTGACCGCATCCGTTATCAACGAGCACAGCGCATGTTCTGCTCACCCAAGCATACTGTTAGCGAAGTCGCCTATCGCCTGGGGTTCTCGTGTTCGGCATCGTTTGGTCACTCATTTAAACGTTGGAGCGGAATGTCACCAACAGAATATACCAATTAAGACGTTTGCCTGCGTCAAGGCAAAGGTCACCCCCCTCCGCGTCATTGATCAAACTGGAATTTCTTACTAAAGACCAGCTTGCACCGTCACAAAGATTTAAGAGATTTAAGGGAGCGGTGACAAAACGTAATCATTCTCATTGTCCCCCCCTCTTGTTGTCATTAAAAATCTACAAAACCGGTAATTTCAGCACAGATTGTTGTCCCGAGTGATATTTGATTTTTAGCTTAAATTTGGAGTCTGGCAGTTTTCCATAGCTTGAGTCCTGAGTATCAATTGCTAGCACAAGCTTGTGGCCCTGAGGAACATCATAGGCCGTTGCGAGCAAATCAAAATCTAGTGTGATCGCTTTTCCTGATTGGGTAACTGGAAGAGTAAAGGGAGCATGAGTAATTAGAGTCCCCATTCCGGATGGTTTCATATCATAAAGGTATGCGACCACTTGTACCTGAGAGTTTAGCGGTTCAAATTGAAGTGTAAGATTCGCATTTCCCCTGATTTTCATCGTTCTATCGAGGCGATTAGTTTCGTACCAAACTCCATTTAGTCGAGAAATTGCAGGAATATAGGCGGTAGTAGGTATATCAAATTGCTCAACAAGTTGAGAGATAACCGGTATACCAGAATCCGCTAGGGTGTCTAAGTAGGAATTTATGTAGTCAGATCTGGACCATCGGCTTTGGAAAGGTGCGTCTTCCAGCTCTCCTGCTAAACCAAAACCACGTGGATGAAGATGGTATTGTACCATTTGGGTACCTGGTACAGGGTAATCGTCAAAGGTTTCGACATGTCCATTCGACTTAACTTCCATCTGTACAGGAGGTTCATGCTGTATGCCGTTATCTTCACCTTTTTAGAAGTGGTCAAACCAACGGCGGGCATTTTTCAGAATCTTATTTGAACCCAGTCCCAGCATGCCGAGCAATTCATTACTAGCGTGGGTTCCTGGTACTAAAGTCAGGTGCTTGGGAGTGTTAAGTTGTTGGTAAAAGTCGAGCGTATTATTTGAGGGGAACAGATAGTCACCCCAGTTTTTATTCAGGTAAATTGCAGTTCCGTTGCTATTAATTTGATCAATGAATGAGATAGGAGATCGTGGTCTGCCCCACTCAGTGAGTTCATCAATCCTTTCAACTTCCTGGTTTAATAGCACATTATAATATTCATGAATGACGGGATCTGGTCGACCAGTAATCTGGCTCGAATAATCCAGTATCTGTCCCCAGGCTAAAGGGGTGGTGCTGTTACCGTATAGAGACTCTATCAAACTTCCCCAGCCACTCATGGATGCCACAGCTTTAATTCTTGAATCATGGGCGGCGCCAATGAGGGCAATACCCGCACCATAGGATATCCCGGCAACCCCTATGCGCTCTGGGTCTGTCGGAGTATTCTCAATTAACCAGTCGATTACGATGCTAAGATCCATTGTATCATTAGGGCCTGCAGTATCGATCAGCCCCTCAGAACTCCCAAATCCGCGCGTGCTATAACTTAAAACAACATATCCGTCTGCTGCTAGTTTTTGTGCCTCTGAGGTATATTCGTATTCATTCATGGTCCAGCTGTTAATAAATATGATTGCAGGATAGCTGTCTGCACCACTGGTCGGAGTAATCACATTTGCAGTAAGAGTCACTCCATCATCCGACGTGATCAAAATATCATCATTAATGGTGTAGTCATCAGATTGGGTGAAATTAGGACTGTCTAGAAATCCTTTAGCAAAAGTAATGGTGGGAATTAGAGGGCTTTCTGCAGAAAACGCAAAGGTTGAGGAAAACAATGAACAGGACTCATTCCATTTATATAACCCTGTCAAGCAACGCATAACACTGCAACGTCATACGTCTAGTACATCACCTGCCATGATGGCAACAATAAAAACAACACAAGGCTGCGGGTTGCCCGCAGCCTTATTCCCCGATTAGGCAGCTTCATTGCCTTTTTCGTTCGCCTTGTTTTCGGAATTGTGCTCCAACACATTCTGGTTTTGGTTGATTGAGATTTTCTTAGGCTTCATCGCCTCTGGAATTTCCTTAACCAGGTTAATGGTGAGCAGTCCGTTTTTCAGATCGGCGCCTGTCACTTCTATGTAATCCGCAAGGTTGAACTTTCGTTCGAACGCTCGGTTTGCGATACCATGATGCAGGTATTTATGCTCTTCTGTTTTCGCTCTTTCGCCGCGAATGGTGAGCACGCCTTTTTCCACATTAATATCGAGTTCGCTTTCTTCAAACCCTGCTACAGCCAGAGCTATGGCGTACCGATTATCGTCAAGCACTTCGATATTGTAGGGTGGATAACCGGTCGCAGAACTATCAGATGTTAGTGCACTATCAAGCAGTGCCCCTAACCTGTCAAAGCCGATACTGCTGCGGTAAAGTGGGGTCAAATCAATTGAGTTCATAATAGATCCTCCAATAAGAAGCAATGTAAAATAAATTCAAATGAGGTAGACAACACTCTGTAATAAGACGAATTGCCTACAATTTTTTAAATAAGGTTTCCGATATTATTTTCAAGGGATTTGTTTAAAAAATTTCGCAATCAATTACAAAGATCGATAAAAACACCGATTTTACAGCATCATAAAATACAACATTGGGTCGCTTGCGGGATTGAAAGCTATCAATATTTGTTGGCAAACCACCGCTCTAAAAACTCAATACATTGAATCAGTTTTGAGGGCACAAAATGCCGCGCAGGGTATAGCGCATATAACGTCAATTTGGGTTTATTGGCGTTTTTCAAGACTTCAACGACCTCCCCTTTCGCTATCGCCTCCTTACAGACAAAGTCAGGGATAAAACCAACCCCTTGATTCCTTTTAATCGCCTCCATCATAAAGATGGTGCTATTAACACGTAACGTGCCATTTATTACAACGCCATCTTCAATCGGCCAGGTGTTTTTACCTTGGAAATAGCTGTACACGAAACAGTTATGCTCGCTTAGGTCTCTGGGAAGCGTAATCGCCGGGTGATGATCCAGGTATTCAGGCCCAACACAGACTCGATACCGAAAATCAGTGAGCGGCCGACCAACATAGTTTGAATCAACAGGACGGCTTGACGCCCGAAACCCCAAGTCAAACCCCTGCTCGACTAAATCAATACTCTCATCCCCAAGGTGAATATCTAACTCTATATCAGGGTAAGCCTGCATAAAGTCTGCAAACAGTGCAGATAAATCTGTGATACCTAACGCCATGGGGGCGTTGATTTTCAGTTTTCCGCGTGGCTGGCATTGCAGCTCTTGTACGAAATTATTGGCATCTTCCAGCTTTTCCAATATCTCCCTTGCCCGCTGTAAGTAACCCTCGCCAACATGGGTCAGCTTTACATTTCGTGTGGAACGATGAAGTAAACGAGCACCCAATTCACCCTCAAGCCGGCTAATTTCTTTGCTAATCATCGATTTCGAAGAGTGGGTCTGCTCTGCAACTCGGGTAAAGCTACCCAAGTCGGCCAGACGGACAAATAGCTCGATCGCTCTTAATTTATCCATGCCACGGTTTCGCTGAAGAAGAGGTCATTAACACTGTCAATTGTTTCCATAATGAGAACACTTGGTTTTTATTGTAGCTATATATCCACTTAACCTGAAGCACTAAACTTTTCTTCGTCGCCGTTAACTACATGTTTGCGGCGGGCTTAGAACATAAATTAATCTGAAATGAGGTCTAAACAATGTACACCTTATACTACCTACCCAGTGCGTGCTCCTTGGCAACACAAGTCGTCCTTCGAGAGCTCGGGCAAGAGGTCGACATTATCGATATGCAGAAGGTTGCGGACTTTAACAGTATCAACCCTGTCGGTTCCGTTCCGGTGCTCGTTGACGGTGACAGCACACACAGGGAAGGCGCGGCAATCATGCTGTATCTGCTCAATAAACACGACAATACCATGCTGCCCACCGCAGGGGAGGCCCGAGAAACCGCTATTCAAAATATCATGTTTGCCAATGCCACCATGCACCCTGCCTACGGCCGCTTATTCTTTATAGCCCAGTACATTAGTGATGAGAAAGCCAAGCAACAAGCATTTGAAGCGGCGGCCCAGGCGATCACCCGCTTATGGCAAGTGGTTGATCTGCAACTGGAACAACAGGAATTTTTAGGCGGAGCCCAACCTTCAGCCGCAGACATTATGCTAACCGTTTATTCGCGCTGGGGCGCCAACTTTCCGGTCGATATTCAATTCGGGCACAACACCCAAAAAATGATTGAGAAAGTACAAACCATGACCAGCTTTAGACAAGCCCTCGAAACAGAGCAACTGCGCTCAGCGGCCTAGCAGCTATACCGTCATAATCAAGACAGCCCTTTGCGCAACGCTTCATGGGAGATCACTCGTGCAGAATACGATACCTTCGACCGATACAGTACCTTTAACCGATACAGCACCTTCAACCGATTTTGGCGCGAATGATTTCGCGTCAGTCATCGACGTTATACGGGACTATTTTGATGGTCTGCATCATGGGGATGCGGCGAAGCTGAAAGCCATTTTTCACCCTGATGCCTATCTCAAGGCTCCAGGCCTGAGACGCAGCCTGGATGAATGGCTTGAGGCCGTCGCCAATCGTCCGGTGCCTGTCGAGCAGGGACGACCTTATGAATTCAGGTTGTTATCCATTGAGGTCATAAAAGATCAGGCCATGGTCAAGTTGGAGTGCCCTCTGTTTAACCACGCATATCTTGACTTTCTGGGTCTGTTAAAAGAGAACGGGCGCTGGTTAATCGTCAACAAAATGTACACAGACTTAAAGGATGAAGCATTGTGAAAACCTTAAAAGTCGAAATGATACATGACCTGGTTTGTTCCTGGTGTCCGATAGGGTATGCCAACGTTCTGGCTGCTGCTCGCAATTTGAATATCACCCTGGACTTTCACTTTTTGCCCTATGAGCTTAACCCGAATATGGAGCCCGAAGGTGAAGATATCAACGACTACCTTAAACAACGCTACGGCTGGAGTATTACGAAGCGGCAGGAGTATCGCCAAGCGTTATTAAAAGTAGCCGAACAAGCGGACGTCTGTATGGATTTTTCAAAACGAACCCGTTACTTCAACAGCCTTCAAGGGCACCGTTTAATGCACTGGTGCGAAGGGTTTGGCATGCAGCAAGCCATGAATGACAAGCTAATAGACGCCTACTTCAAGCACGGCCTGGATATTGGCAATACTCAAGTGCTGGTGGAACTTTGCCGGAACTTAGGGCTGGATACATTTCAGGCGCAGCAAGCACTAACATCAGACGAAGTAGACCAAGCCTGGCAGCTTAAAAAAAGGCGTGTACAGCAGCTAAACCTGCCAAGCGTGCCAGCCTTTATTTTCAATGATCATCAGTTAGTGACTGGCTCAAATTCTGTTGCGTATTTTGAGCAGCTAATCACTGATCAAATCAAACAGGATAACCCTAACGTTCATTTAGCAAGCTAACTCACGAGTAGAGTAAAACATGCCATATATAAATATCAAAATCACCGACGAACGGGTCACTAACGAGCAAAAGCAAGCACTGATAAAAGGGACGACTCAGCTAATGGTGGATGTTCTCAACAAAGACCCTAAAACGACGTTTGTTGTTATTGATGAGGTTAATACCGACAATTGGGGGATAGGCTTTGAACAGGTTACGACGCTTCGCCAATCATCAACCCCAAAAAGGCCGGGGTGATCGCCAAGCAACACTACATCT
Proteins encoded in this window:
- a CDS encoding glutathione S-transferase family protein, with translation MYTLYYLPSACSLATQVVLRELGQEVDIIDMQKVADFNSINPVGSVPVLVDGDSTHREGAAIMLYLLNKHDNTMLPTAGEARETAIQNIMFANATMHPAYGRLFFIAQYISDEKAKQQAFEAAAQAITRLWQVVDLQLEQQEFLGGAQPSAADIMLTVYSRWGANFPVDIQFGHNTQKMIEKVQTMTSFRQALETEQLRSAA
- a CDS encoding nuclear transport factor 2 family protein; the protein is MQNTIPSTDTVPLTDTAPSTDFGANDFASVIDVIRDYFDGLHHGDAAKLKAIFHPDAYLKAPGLRRSLDEWLEAVANRPVPVEQGRPYEFRLLSIEVIKDQAMVKLECPLFNHAYLDFLGLLKENGRWLIVNKMYTDLKDEAL
- a CDS encoding DsbA family oxidoreductase encodes the protein MKTLKVEMIHDLVCSWCPIGYANVLAAARNLNITLDFHFLPYELNPNMEPEGEDINDYLKQRYGWSITKRQEYRQALLKVAEQADVCMDFSKRTRYFNSLQGHRLMHWCEGFGMQQAMNDKLIDAYFKHGLDIGNTQVLVELCRNLGLDTFQAQQALTSDEVDQAWQLKKRRVQQLNLPSVPAFIFNDHQLVTGSNSVAYFEQLITDQIKQDNPNVHLAS
- a CDS encoding tautomerase family protein yields the protein MPYINIKITDERVTNEQKQALIKGTTQLMVDVLNKDPKTTFVVIDEVNTDNWGIGFEQVTTLRQSSTPKRPG